Proteins from a genomic interval of Medicago truncatula cultivar Jemalong A17 chromosome 3, MtrunA17r5.0-ANR, whole genome shotgun sequence:
- the LOC25489990 gene encoding uncharacterized protein — translation MATATTLVGPPELYTTVTATTNKTSIDQMVTNFNTLHTNQNPPMTLTENMSPTYLTTGNPCLDFFFHVVPDTPPETLLRRLQLAWSYNPLTTLKLVCNLRGVRGTGKSDREGFYAAALWFHHYHPKTLASNVPSLADFGYFKDLPEILYRLLQGTNIRKIQKEEWNQKKLAAYRKKNRKSKSKSKSKTRFGVRKFDQEQWEFKPPLVQVKPPLVKKIQNPFSVLHDYTDEDSLMSEEIAVRDAAKAAARAKRDEKRKASLLKKEKMIALDYEKKEKRIALAYEKLPKKEKKIVLAKKLVERYNRDPHFKFLHDCISDHFADCLKKDIEFLKCGSSTNISLAAKWCPSVDSSFDRATLLCESIAKRIFPREEYEGVEEAHYAYRVRDRLRKDVLVPLRKVLELPEVFIGANRWKLIPYNRVASVAMEFYKEKFLKHDKKRFEKYLEDVKVGKTTIAAGALLPHDIIRSLGDGDGGEVAELQWTRMVDDLLKKGKMRNCLAVCDVSGSMTGIPMDVCVALGLLVSELCEEPWKGKVITFSAEPQLHVIQGDDLKSKTEFVMEMDWGMNTDFQKVFDRILDVAVNGNLKEDQMIKRIFVFSDMEFDQASANSWETDYQAITRKYREKGYGSAVPQIVFWNLRDSMATPVSATQKGVALLSGFSKNLLKLFLDNEGDISHLLTDNDGDISPVGVMEAAIAGPEYQKLVVLD, via the coding sequence ATGGCCACCGCCACCACACTCGTTGGCCCACCCGAGTTATACACCACCGTCACCGCCACCACTAACAAAACTTCCATCGATCAAATGGTAACAAATTTCAACACCCTTCATACAAACCAAAACCCACCAATGACTCTAACAGAAAACATGTCACCAACATATCTCACTACTGGCAACCCATGTCTTGACTTCTTCTTCCATGTTGTCCCCGACACTCCCCCTGAAACTCTCCTCCGACGACTTCAATTAGCATGGTCCTATAACCCACTCACCACCCTTAAACTCGTCTGTAACCTCCGCGGCGTTCGCGGTACCGGCAAGTCCGATCGTGAAGGTTTCTACGCCGCTGCTCTTTGGTTTCACCACTACCACCCTAAAACCCTAGCTTCTAACGTCCCTTCCCTTGCTGACTTTGGTTACTTCAAAGATCTCCCAGAAATCCTTTACCGTCTTCTGCAAGGTACCAATATACGTAAAATCCAGAAAGAAGAATGGAATCAAAAGAAATTAGCAGcctacagaaaaaaaaatcgcAAATCaaagtcaaaatcaaaatcaaaaacccGCTTTGGTGTAAGAAAATTCGATCAAGAACAATGGGAGTTTAAACCCCCTTTGGTTCAAGTTAAACCCCCTCTGGTTAAGAAAATCCAAAACCCCTTTTCGGTACTTCACGATTATACTGATGAAGACTCTTTGATGAGTGAAGAGATTGCGGTGAGGGATGCGGCGAAGGCTGCGGCGAGGGCCAAGAGAGATGAGAAAAGAAAAGCTTCTCTTTTGAAGAAAGAGAAGATGATTGCATTAGATTatgagaagaaagagaagaggatTGCACTAGCTTATGAGAAGCTTCcgaagaaagagaagaagattGTATTGGCTAAGAAGCTTGTTGAACGGTATAATCGTGACCCTCATTTTAAGTTTCTTCATGATTGTATATCTGATCATTTTGCTGATTGTTTAAAGAAAGATATTGAGTTTTTGAAATGTGGGTCGTCCACAAATATTAGTCTTGCTGCGAAATGGTGTCCTTCGGTTGACTCTTCATTTGATAGGGCGACATTGTTGTGTGAGAGTATCGCGAAGAGGATTTTTCCTAGGGAGGAGTATGAAGGTGTGGAGGAGGCGCATTATGCTTATAGGGTTCGTGATCGTTTGAGGAAGGATGTGTTGGTGCCATTGAGGAAGGTTTTGGAGTTGCCTGAGGTGTTTATTGGGGCTAATCGATGGAAATTGATTCCTTACAACAGGGTTGCGTCTGTGGCGATGGAGTTTTATAAAGAGAAGTTTTTGAAGCATGATAAAAAGAGGTTTGAGAAGTATTTGGAGGATGTGAAAGTGGGGAAGACTACGATCGCTGCTGGTGCTTTGCTTCCTCATGATATTATTCGGTCGTTGGGGGATGGAGATGGTGGAGAGGTGGCGGAGTTACAGTGGACGAGAATGGTGGATGATTTGCTCAAGAAAGGGAAGATGAGGAATTGTCTTGCTGTGTGTGATGTTTCTGGGAGTATGACTGGGATCCCTATGGATGTGTGTGTGGCATTGGGATTGTTGGTGTCTGAATTGTGTGAGGAACCTTGGAAAGGGAAGGTGATTACTTTCAGTGCTGAGCCTCAGCTTCATGTGATTCAGGGGGATGATCTGAAGTCCAAGACAGAGTTTGTGATGGAGATGGATTGGGGGATGAACACTGATTTCCAGAAGGTATTTGATCGCATATTGGATGTCGCTGTAAATGGGAATCTCAAGGAGGATCAGATGATTAAGAGGATATTTGTATTCAGTGACATGGAGTTTGATCAAGCATCTGCAAACTCTTGGGAAACTGATTACCAAGCAATCACTAGGAAGTATAGAGAGAAAGGGTATGGTTCTGCTGTGCCTCAGATAGTTTTTTGGAATCTGAGAGACTCGATGGCGACCCCAGTGTCAGCCACTCAGAAAGGAGTGGCGCTGTTAAGTGGATTTTCTAAGaatctgctgaaattgttcttgGATAATGAAGGTGATATAAGCCATCTGCTGACAGACAATGATGGTGATATAAGCCCTGTAGGAGTTATGGAAGCTGCAATTGCTGGCCCCGAGTATCAGAAACTAGTTGTGCTGGATTGA
- the LOC25489991 gene encoding heterogeneous nuclear ribonucleoprotein 1 — MNFKMDSDKAKLFVGGISRETTEDTLKHHFTKYGDVLHSTISFDRTTRIPRGFGFVTFSDISSAHNALQDTHAILGRKVEVRKAIPRSEQLQQNQLQNRGGNSYSGYECGNEHIRTKKIFVGGLPANMSVEEFKRYFERFGRITDVVVMQDSLTHRPRGFGFITFDSEDSVQSVMMRSFHDLNGRQVEVKRAVPREGNAGSEGFSKIRYKSDRGAAAESFHHSSPGNVFPAIAPLPLSTSDGVYGYGSNPYGCWYPMGGYAYGGNGYAAPSDVYRNLWYGGQMVTGPQAYQQVPYANVMPTVAYVGGSVGIVGSGAGNWGYNSILASATNYKFDQPLITNGFVPFNMPSPHGVKQIVGASSFKGSNGEISS, encoded by the exons ATGAATTTCAAAATGGATTCTGATAAAGCCAAGCTCTTCGTAGGTGGCATTTCTCGCGAAACCACTGAAGACACTCTCAAACACCATTTCACCAAATACGGTGACGTTTTGCACTCCACCATCTCTTTTGACCGCACCACCCGAATCCCTAGAGGTTTCGGTTTCGTTACTTTCTCTGATATCTCTTCTGCTCACAATGCCCTTCAAGATACCCATGCCATTCTTGGACGAAAg GTAGAAGTTAGGAAAGCAATACCGAGAAGTGAACAGCTACAACAAAATCAATTACAGAATAGAGGGGGGAATAGCTATAGTGGTTATGAATGTGGGAATGAACATATTAGGACTAAGAAGATTTTTGTCGGTGGTTTACCTGCTAATATGTCTGTGGAGGAGTTTAAGAGGTACTTTGAGAGGTTTGGTCGAATAACTGATGTGGTGGTGATGCAAGATAGTTTAACTCATAGGCCGAGGGGGTTTGGGTTTATTACTTTTGATTCTGAAGACTCGGTGCAAAGTGTTATGATGAGGAGTTTTCATGACTTGAATGGTAGGCAGGTGGAGGTTAAGAGGGCAGTTCCGAGGGAGGGGAATGCTGGTTCTGAGGGTTTTAGTAAAATAAGATATAAGAGTGACAGAGGAGCAGCAGCTGAAAGTTTTCACCATTCTAGTCCAGGGAACGTGTTTCCTGCAATTGCTCCTTTACCTTTGTCTACTAGTGATGGAGTATATGGGTACGGATCAAATCCCTATGGTTGCTGGTATCCTATGGGTGGGTATGCGTATGGGGGGAATGGATATGCAGCTCCATCAGATGTTTATAGGAACTTATGGTATGGTGGGCAAATGGTAACTGGTCCCCAGGCTTATCAACAGGTGCCTTATGCTAATGTTATGCCAACTGTTGCATATGTAGGTGGTAGTGTTGGAATAGTAGGTAGTGGTGCCGGAAATTGGGGGTACAATTCCATTCTTGCGTCTgcaacaaattataaatttgacCAGCCTCTTATTACCAATGGATTTGTTCCATTCAATATGCCATCGCCTCATGGTGTAAAGCAGATTGTTGGTGCTTCAAGTTTTAAAGGAAGCAATGGTGAAATCTCCAGTTGA